The genomic window TGCCCGCCGAGAACGCGGCCATCAAGCGCGGGGTCGACCCCCGCGAGTGGACCTACGCGAACATCGCGCAGCAGAAGGCGAGCATGAAGCTCTACGCCCCGTCGTTCGACTGGGACAGGGTGCTGCACACGAGCGACCCCGAGTACTACAAGTGGAACCAGTGGCTGTTCCTGCAGATGTACGACAAGGGCCTGGCCTACCGCAAGGACAGCTGGGTCAACTGGGACCCGGTCGACCAGACCGTTCTCGCGAACGAGCAGGTGCTCGCCGACGGCACGTCCGACCGGTCGGGCGCCGTCGTCGTCAAGAAGAAGCTGACGCAGTGGTACTTCAAGATCACCGACTACGCGGACCGCCTGCTCGACGACCTCAACCAGCTCGAGGGCCACTGGCCGACCAAGGTGCTGAACATGCAGCGCAACTGGATCGGCCGGTCGATCGGTGCCGACGTGCACTTCGAGATCGAGGGCAGGGAGGAGCGGGTCACGGTCTTCACGACCCGTCCCGACACGCTCTGGGGCGCCACCTTCATGGTCGTCGCGCCCGACTCCGACCTCGCGGCCGAGCTCGTCGCCGACGCGACCGACGACGTGAAGGAGACGTTCGCCTCCTACCTGGTCGAGGTGCAGAAGGCGACCGAGATCGAGCGCCAGTCGAGCGAGCGCCCGAAGACCGGCGTGCCCCTCGGGCGCGTCGCGGTCAACCCCGTCACGGGCGACCCCATGCCCGTCTGGGCCGCGGACTACGTGCTCGCCGACTACGGCCACGGCGCCGTCATGGCCGTGCCCGCCCACGACCAGCGCGACCTCGACTTCGCCCGCAGGTACGACCTGCCGGTGCGCGTCGTCGTCGACACCAACGCGCCCGTCACGGGCGTGATCCCCAAGCTGCAGCTTGACGACGACGGCCAGGCGATCCTGCCCGACGACCTGCCCGACCTCGACCCCGCGTCGACGGGGGTGGCGCTGACGGGCGAGGGCCGCCTGATGAACTCGGGGCCGCTGACGGGCCTCAGCAAGTCGAACGCCATCAAGCGCGTGATCGAGCTGCTCGAGCAGCAGGGCGCAGGCAAGGCAGCCAAGACGTACCGGCTGCGCGACTGGCTCATCTCGCGCCAGCGCTTCTGGGGCACGCCCATCCCGATCGTGCACGGCGCCGACGGCGTCGAGGTGCCGGTGCCGGTCGAGCAGCTACCCGTGCTCCTGCCGTCGACCGAGGGCCTCGACCTCAAGCCCAAGGGCAGCTCGCCCCTCGGCGCGGCGACCGACTGGGTCAACGTGCCCGACCCGCGCGACGGCTCGCCCGCGCGTCGCGACGCCGACACGATGGACACCTTCGTCGACAGCTCGTGGTACTTCCTCCGGTTCCTCGACCCGACCGACTCCGAGCGGGCGTTCGACCCGGCCCAGGCCAGCAAGTGGGCACCCGTCGACCAGTACGTGGGCGGCGTCGAGCACGCGATCCTGCACCTGCTCTACGCGCGCTTCATCACCAAGGTGCTCTTCGACCTCGGCCACGTCGACTTCACCGAGCCGTTCAGCGCCCTGCTGAACCAGGGCATGGTGCTGCAGGACGGCGCCAAGATGAGCAAGAGCAAGGGCAACGTCGTCAGCCTCTCCGACGAGATCGCGAAGCACGGCGTCGACGCGATCCGCCTCACGATGGCGTTCGCCGGCCCGCCGGAGGACGACATCGACTGGGCCGACGTGTCGCCGGCCGGGTCCGCGAAGTTCCTCGCCAGGGCGTTCCGGCTGGCGACCGACGTCGACAGCCCGCGCGACGTGGTGTGGGCCGAGGGCGACCAGGCCCTGCGGCGGGTCACGCACCGGTTCCTCGCCGAGGCCCCCGGGCTCAGCGAGGCGTTCAAGTACAACGTCGTGGTCGCTCGCCTGATGGAGCTCGTCAACGCGGTCCGCAAGACGATCGACAGTGGTGCCGGCGCCTCCGACCCTGCCGTCCGCGAGGCGACGGAGACGGTGGCCCTCGGCCTCTCGCTCTTCGCCCCGTACACGGCGTCCGAGATGTGGGAGCTGCTCGGCTACGACGGCGTGGGCGTGGCCCACTTCGGCTGGCGCCGGGCCGACCCGACGC from Frigoribacterium sp. PvP032 includes these protein-coding regions:
- the leuS gene encoding leucine--tRNA ligase codes for the protein MQQKWQAIWEEAKPFAVDPDDKRPRKYILDMFPYPSGDLHMGHAEQYALGDMVTRYWRQQGFNVLHPIGWDSFGLPAENAAIKRGVDPREWTYANIAQQKASMKLYAPSFDWDRVLHTSDPEYYKWNQWLFLQMYDKGLAYRKDSWVNWDPVDQTVLANEQVLADGTSDRSGAVVVKKKLTQWYFKITDYADRLLDDLNQLEGHWPTKVLNMQRNWIGRSIGADVHFEIEGREERVTVFTTRPDTLWGATFMVVAPDSDLAAELVADATDDVKETFASYLVEVQKATEIERQSSERPKTGVPLGRVAVNPVTGDPMPVWAADYVLADYGHGAVMAVPAHDQRDLDFARRYDLPVRVVVDTNAPVTGVIPKLQLDDDGQAILPDDLPDLDPASTGVALTGEGRLMNSGPLTGLSKSNAIKRVIELLEQQGAGKAAKTYRLRDWLISRQRFWGTPIPIVHGADGVEVPVPVEQLPVLLPSTEGLDLKPKGSSPLGAATDWVNVPDPRDGSPARRDADTMDTFVDSSWYFLRFLDPTDSERAFDPAQASKWAPVDQYVGGVEHAILHLLYARFITKVLFDLGHVDFTEPFSALLNQGMVLQDGAKMSKSKGNVVSLSDEIAKHGVDAIRLTMAFAGPPEDDIDWADVSPAGSAKFLARAFRLATDVDSPRDVVWAEGDQALRRVTHRFLAEAPGLSEAFKYNVVVARLMELVNAVRKTIDSGAGASDPAVREATETVALGLSLFAPYTASEMWELLGYDGVGVAHFGWRRADPTLLVETSVTAVVQVNGKVRDRLEVSPKISSDELEALARDSAAVQRAVGDKQIVNVVVRAPRLVAIAVK